A single region of the Candidatus Nitrospira nitrificans genome encodes:
- a CDS encoding DsbA family protein gives MLNVAQSRCDRDDLIVLPDDHVIGEGTAPVTIIAYCDFECPYCRQAHAAVGRLRARFTDRVRFVYRHFPLVKKHPHAQLAAEASVAAALQGRFWPMHDVLFENQTHLTLDDLHRYAAMAGLDVPRFKDDLHMGAGVLKVRRDEGSGHRCGVQGTPTFFVNGLLLSDNDELERTVSRHLSNKKNG, from the coding sequence ATGCTCAACGTGGCCCAGAGCCGGTGTGATCGAGATGACCTCATCGTGTTGCCGGACGATCATGTGATCGGCGAGGGGACCGCGCCGGTGACCATCATTGCCTATTGTGATTTCGAATGCCCCTACTGCCGGCAAGCCCACGCCGCCGTCGGTCGATTGCGCGCGCGATTCACCGATCGCGTCCGATTCGTGTACCGGCACTTTCCTCTGGTCAAGAAACACCCCCATGCGCAGCTTGCGGCGGAGGCCTCCGTAGCCGCCGCGCTTCAAGGCCGATTCTGGCCCATGCATGATGTCCTGTTCGAAAACCAAACGCACCTTACACTAGACGATCTCCATCGCTACGCGGCGATGGCGGGACTGGACGTCCCGCGCTTCAAAGACGATCTTCATATGGGAGCCGGTGTACTGAAAGTGCGGCGTGATGAGGGGTCAGGTCATCGGTGCGGGGTACAAGGGACGCCGACTTTCTTCGTCAATGGCCTGCTGCTGTCGGACAACGATGAATTAGAGCGCACCGTGTCGAGGCACCTGTCCAACAAGAAGAATGGCTGA
- a CDS encoding cytochrome c3 family protein, with protein sequence MTRHRSIMLAVAVLLFTGVMAAWVGMLYSAGSSDTGDQDMQPVPFSHARHAGRLKVDCLYCHRFASLSATAGVPSVQLCMSCHRNLMKETPDTRKLLGYWERQEPIPWVRLHRLPDFVYFTHEMHLRARLRCIDCHGHVGRVSLTPRAASYEMGWCLTCHQQRGASLDCWTCHK encoded by the coding sequence GTGACGCGTCATCGCTCGATCATGCTCGCAGTGGCCGTGCTGTTGTTTACCGGCGTGATGGCCGCCTGGGTGGGTATGCTGTATTCCGCCGGCAGTTCCGACACAGGAGACCAAGATATGCAACCTGTGCCGTTTAGTCATGCGCGGCATGCGGGGCGACTGAAAGTGGACTGTTTGTACTGCCATCGTTTTGCTTCTCTCTCCGCTACTGCGGGGGTTCCGTCCGTTCAACTGTGCATGAGCTGCCATCGAAACTTGATGAAAGAAACTCCGGATACCCGGAAACTATTGGGGTACTGGGAACGACAGGAGCCGATACCCTGGGTGCGGCTGCATCGGTTGCCGGACTTTGTGTATTTCACCCATGAAATGCATCTGAGGGCCCGATTGCGGTGTATTGATTGCCACGGTCATGTGGGGCGCGTGTCTCTGACACCGCGCGCCGCCAGTTACGAAATGGGCTGGTGTCTGACCTGTCATCAACAGCGGGGTGCGTCCCTGGATTGTTGGACATGCCACAAATGA
- a CDS encoding thiamine pyrophosphate-dependent enzyme, whose product MTHTVADLLVERLIAWKVDTIFALPGDGINGIYEALRTHRDEIRLIQVRHEEAAALAACGYAKFARKLGVCLATSGPGGVHLLNGLYDAKFDGQPVLAITGHTFHDLIGTHYQQDVSLERVFSDVASYSERVMGPAHVCNVVDEAIKTALSKRTVAHITIPKDIQDWPADGARSKANVPDHSGDLYSEALPLPGKAQLERAAALIHAGTKIVILAGRGSLAASQEIVTLAELLGAPIVKPLLGKAVVPDDHPYTTGGIGLLGTAPSQDAMEACDTLIIAGSSFPYLEFYPKPGQARAVQIDIDSARIGLRYPVEVGLVGQCWDVLRALLPLLQSKRDRSFLERAQGHMKQWNQLMEERGTRSDTPLKPQVVAHQLNEVLADDAIICCDTGTVTTWAARHIKIRGTMQFSVSGTLATMANGLPYSIGAAVAHPGRQVVCFAGDGGLTMLMGELATIVKYRLPVKVVVMKNNSFGMIKWEQIAFEGNPQHGVDLQPIDFAAVARACGAKGYTVDDPAQVGSVLREAFAHEGPAVVEATVDPYEPPLPGKISSDQAWQFTKSMARGQKDRMEIIKTVIENKIREVI is encoded by the coding sequence ATGACACACACAGTTGCCGACTTGCTGGTCGAGCGCTTGATCGCCTGGAAGGTCGACACCATCTTCGCCCTGCCCGGAGACGGCATCAACGGCATTTACGAAGCATTGCGGACCCATCGCGACGAGATCAGGCTCATTCAAGTGCGACATGAGGAAGCCGCGGCGCTCGCCGCATGCGGCTATGCGAAGTTCGCTCGGAAGCTGGGAGTCTGCCTCGCGACATCAGGACCAGGCGGGGTCCACCTCCTGAACGGCCTGTACGATGCCAAATTCGACGGTCAGCCGGTCTTGGCGATTACGGGCCATACGTTTCACGATCTCATCGGCACCCATTATCAACAAGATGTGTCTTTGGAACGAGTCTTCAGTGATGTCGCCTCGTACAGCGAGCGGGTCATGGGACCGGCGCATGTCTGCAACGTGGTGGATGAGGCCATCAAAACAGCTCTTTCGAAGAGAACGGTCGCCCACATCACGATTCCAAAAGATATCCAGGATTGGCCTGCCGACGGAGCTCGATCGAAGGCCAATGTGCCTGATCACAGCGGCGACCTGTACAGCGAAGCATTGCCCCTCCCGGGGAAAGCGCAGCTCGAGCGCGCCGCCGCGTTGATCCATGCCGGCACGAAGATCGTGATCTTGGCCGGCCGTGGAAGTCTGGCGGCGAGCCAGGAGATCGTCACGTTGGCGGAATTGCTTGGCGCCCCGATCGTCAAGCCGTTACTCGGCAAAGCGGTCGTGCCGGACGATCATCCATACACGACCGGCGGGATCGGATTATTGGGTACGGCCCCGTCCCAGGATGCGATGGAAGCGTGCGATACGCTCATTATCGCGGGGAGCAGTTTTCCCTATCTCGAATTCTATCCGAAACCAGGACAGGCGAGAGCCGTACAGATCGACATCGATTCGGCCCGGATCGGATTGCGGTATCCGGTGGAGGTGGGGTTGGTCGGTCAATGTTGGGATGTCTTGCGAGCGTTGCTTCCGCTCCTTCAGTCTAAACGAGACCGGAGTTTTCTCGAACGGGCCCAGGGGCATATGAAACAGTGGAATCAGCTGATGGAGGAACGGGGGACACGGTCCGACACCCCATTGAAGCCCCAGGTCGTCGCCCATCAACTGAATGAGGTCCTGGCGGACGATGCGATCATCTGTTGCGACACGGGCACCGTCACGACATGGGCGGCGCGGCACATCAAAATCCGGGGCACCATGCAATTTTCGGTATCCGGGACGTTGGCCACGATGGCGAATGGATTGCCCTATAGCATCGGAGCGGCCGTGGCGCATCCTGGACGGCAGGTCGTCTGTTTCGCCGGTGATGGAGGGCTTACGATGCTGATGGGCGAACTCGCCACCATCGTGAAATATCGTCTCCCCGTCAAAGTGGTGGTCATGAAAAACAATTCATTCGGCATGATCAAGTGGGAACAGATCGCATTTGAGGGCAATCCCCAGCACGGGGTGGATTTGCAGCCGATTGACTTTGCCGCTGTCGCGCGAGCATGTGGCGCAAAGGGATATACCGTCGATGACCCAGCGCAGGTGGGATCTGTTCTGCGTGAGGCTTTTGCGCACGAGGGACCGGCGGTCGTGGAAGCCACGGTCGATCCGTACGAACCGCCGTTGCCTGGGAAAATCAGCTCCGACCAGGCATGGCAGTTCACAAAATCCATGGCGCGTGGGCAGAAGGATAGGATGGAAATTATCAAGACCGTGATTGAGAACAAGATCCGTGAAGTGATCTGA
- a CDS encoding DUF4383 domain-containing protein yields the protein MTSRTFAQIIGVLFLAVGVMGFIPLLVSTPHPNAVPGLSADDGYGLLFGLFPVNWIHNLVHLGVGIAGLSAASSVSKANGFARGLAWLYGILTVMGTIPLLSMTFGLVPLHGWDVWLHGGTAAFAAYFGYGKRAQAAEIAESYHRAA from the coding sequence ATGACTAGTCGAACTTTCGCACAAATTATCGGAGTCCTATTTCTCGCGGTGGGGGTCATGGGATTCATCCCATTACTCGTGTCCACTCCTCACCCAAACGCGGTGCCTGGTTTATCCGCGGATGACGGGTATGGCCTTCTATTCGGCCTCTTCCCGGTGAACTGGATTCATAATCTCGTTCACCTAGGAGTGGGCATTGCGGGATTATCCGCCGCAAGCAGCGTGAGCAAGGCGAACGGCTTTGCGCGGGGCCTCGCCTGGTTGTACGGCATCCTGACTGTCATGGGCACGATCCCCCTGCTCAGCATGACATTCGGTCTCGTTCCTTTACATGGATGGGATGTATGGCTCCATGGCGGGACTGCCGCTTTTGCCGCCTATTTTGGGTACGGTAAACGCGCGCAAGCCGCTGAAATAGCGGAAAGCTATCATCGTGCTGCATGA
- a CDS encoding DUF3015 family protein: MMKTAMMAVFATVCMGTSIGMAGWGEGPGCGLGVMVFKTQPKSILMQHFGSTLNVPTQPFAITSGTSGCTNNGMIVKREVLTVFVDQNADHVSQDMARGRGEYLSSLATLMGIPTDRQAEFFSLAQEIFWDMMQRQGAGDATVEAEDAPRTMLLALQKAIVERSGQGKAPVSR; this comes from the coding sequence ATGATGAAAACAGCGATGATGGCCGTATTTGCCACGGTCTGTATGGGTACCTCAATCGGAATGGCGGGCTGGGGAGAAGGTCCCGGCTGTGGGTTAGGGGTGATGGTATTCAAAACCCAACCGAAATCCATCTTGATGCAGCATTTCGGGTCTACCTTGAACGTCCCCACTCAGCCCTTTGCTATCACCAGTGGAACGTCAGGATGCACGAATAACGGGATGATCGTAAAGCGGGAAGTATTGACGGTGTTCGTCGATCAGAATGCCGACCATGTGTCGCAAGATATGGCTCGGGGCAGGGGAGAATACTTGTCGTCATTGGCGACATTGATGGGCATACCCACGGATCGTCAGGCTGAGTTCTTTAGCCTGGCGCAGGAAATCTTCTGGGACATGATGCAACGGCAAGGAGCCGGTGATGCGACGGTAGAAGCAGAAGACGCGCCGCGGACGATGCTGCTCGCGTTGCAGAAAGCGATAGTGGAACGGTCCGGTCAGGGGAAAGCTCCTGTGAGCCGTTGA
- a CDS encoding SRPBCC family protein encodes MNNRTNREVHRENIGDGQRVLSAVMGMAFLVSGLSRRNWAGAVKAIVGGGLLYRAASGYCPAFGAMGIDMSSHDRPDRPNDTSRLGRRKVRTDRAMKMQRAIEINRPPDDMYRFWRSLNNLPRILKHLDSVQVIDDRLSHWVVTTIPGAPKVEWDAEIINDVKNERIGWRSLRGADVNNTGSVEFKPTEDGNRTWLTVTLQYEPPGGKFGVALAKLFGEDPNTKLAQDLQRFKEQMETDVFSLAGGEGKV; translated from the coding sequence ATGAATAACAGAACGAATCGCGAGGTTCATCGAGAAAATATCGGGGATGGACAGCGGGTACTGTCGGCCGTAATGGGAATGGCCTTTCTCGTCTCCGGATTATCCCGCCGTAACTGGGCCGGCGCGGTCAAGGCGATAGTGGGAGGCGGGCTTCTCTATCGGGCGGCGAGCGGATATTGCCCGGCGTTCGGGGCCATGGGAATCGATATGAGCAGCCACGACCGACCGGATCGGCCGAACGACACGAGCCGTTTGGGTCGGCGTAAGGTGCGCACGGACCGCGCGATGAAAATGCAACGAGCGATCGAGATCAATCGCCCGCCGGATGACATGTATCGGTTTTGGCGGTCGTTGAATAATCTGCCACGCATCCTGAAACATCTTGATTCCGTTCAGGTCATCGATGACCGATTGTCTCATTGGGTGGTGACAACGATACCGGGCGCGCCCAAGGTCGAATGGGATGCGGAAATCATCAACGATGTGAAAAACGAACGCATCGGATGGAGGTCACTGCGGGGGGCGGACGTGAACAATACCGGGTCGGTAGAGTTCAAGCCGACCGAGGATGGGAATCGAACATGGCTGACCGTGACGCTGCAATACGAACCTCCGGGCGGCAAGTTCGGCGTCGCTCTGGCCAAGTTGTTCGGAGAAGACCCAAATACCAAGCTGGCCCAGGATTTACAGCGATTCAAAGAACAGATGGAGACCGACGTCTTTTCCCTGGCCGGTGGCGAAGGGAAAGTGTAG
- a CDS encoding DUF4142 domain-containing protein, producing MSTRWALLVLMATTVAFAPINPETIMNAGPFLMRVAEEQQAEITVSLLAAQRAENERVKDSSTHMLDEHMKTKMAVEQLALHQHVVLHPGLNRDHEKQIDELSRLTGHDFDLAYMNHIVSGHDSTLSEWERYAQTLPYPDLRQWIHDMLPVVNAHREKARLLHAALRTHL from the coding sequence ATGTCTACGCGATGGGCCTTGCTTGTTCTCATGGCGACTACGGTGGCCTTCGCTCCGATCAATCCTGAAACCATCATGAACGCGGGACCGTTTCTCATGCGGGTTGCGGAAGAACAACAAGCCGAGATCACGGTCAGTCTGCTGGCCGCCCAGAGGGCGGAGAACGAGCGCGTCAAGGATTCCAGCACGCATATGCTCGATGAGCATATGAAGACCAAAATGGCCGTGGAACAATTGGCATTGCATCAACACGTGGTGCTGCATCCAGGACTCAACCGCGATCATGAGAAACAGATAGACGAATTATCGCGATTGACCGGCCATGATTTTGATCTGGCATACATGAATCATATCGTGTCCGGTCACGACAGCACCCTGTCCGAGTGGGAGCGCTATGCGCAAACGTTGCCATACCCGGACCTGCGACAATGGATCCATGACATGTTGCCCGTCGTGAATGCGCATCGTGAGAAGGCCCGGCTCTTACACGCCGCGCTACGGACGCACCTATAG
- a CDS encoding SRPBCC family protein yields the protein MSVIEKSIEVNVPLHTAYNQWTQFEDFPRFMEGVVQVLQKGDKHLHWKASIGGKEEEWDAEITEQIPDQRIAWKSQRGAKNSGVVTFAPMSAAKAKINLRIEYEPEGMVEKTGDAVGVVSQRVEGDLERFKEFIESRGQETGAWRGTVA from the coding sequence ATGTCCGTCATAGAAAAATCGATCGAGGTCAATGTGCCCTTGCATACCGCTTACAATCAATGGACGCAATTTGAAGACTTTCCTCGGTTTATGGAAGGGGTGGTGCAGGTTCTGCAAAAAGGCGACAAACATCTACATTGGAAAGCCAGCATCGGCGGCAAGGAAGAGGAATGGGATGCGGAAATCACGGAGCAGATCCCCGATCAACGCATCGCGTGGAAGAGCCAGCGAGGGGCGAAGAACAGCGGAGTGGTGACCTTCGCGCCCATGTCGGCCGCCAAGGCGAAGATCAATCTTCGTATCGAGTATGAACCTGAAGGGATGGTCGAAAAAACCGGAGATGCCGTCGGCGTGGTCTCTCAACGAGTGGAAGGGGACCTGGAGCGGTTCAAGGAATTCATCGAGTCACGCGGCCAGGAAACCGGCGCCTGGCGGGGGACCGTTGCATGA